From Sceloporus undulatus isolate JIND9_A2432 ecotype Alabama chromosome 6, SceUnd_v1.1, whole genome shotgun sequence, one genomic window encodes:
- the LOC121932983 gene encoding keratin, type I cuticular Ha6-like isoform X2 encodes MASRYYAQTITAGSVKGGGLTRVASVHSGGSCRVPSLAFGTRSASSSSMKLGCGSYGPSICPPNVSFTPAYSGSYGWHDEGILNCNEKELMQSLNDRLASYLERVRCLEQENAHLECKIREWHESQAPYESTDFHSYYKIIEELKHQILCAKNDNARLVLEIDNARLAADDFRTKYETELALRQCVESDIHGLRKILDEMTLCRADLEAQLESLREEHLCLKKNHEEEANALRSKLGARVNVEVDAAPSCDLNKMLDEIRNQYECLAEKNRRDVETWFSSKMEELNQQVASSGEELQSCQSEIIELRHTIQTLEIDLDAQQNMKNALECTLHETEARYSTQLAQLQGVISTIEGQLGDLRCDMERQSHEYKILLDLKTRLEAEISTYRHLLEGEDHNMPECPPPVPAPAPHITKKIRTITEEIKDGKVISSREQVQHVAL; translated from the exons ATGGCTTCTAGGTACTATGCTCAGACCATCACTGCTGGTTCCGTTAAGGGTGGGGGTCTCACTCGGGTAGCTTCTGTCCATTCTGGTGGCTCATGCAGAGTGCCAAGCCTTGCTTTTGGCACCAGGagtgcttcctcctcttccatgaaGCTGGGATGTGGTAGCTATGGGCCCAGCATTTGCCCACCAAATGTTTCTTTCACCCCTGCTTATTCTGGAAGCTATGGCTGGCACGATGAAGGAATCCTCAACTGCAATGAAAAAGAGCTGATGCAATCCTTGAATGACCGGCTTGCAAGCTACCTGGAAAGAGTAAGATGCTTGGAGCAGGAAAATGCTCATCTGGAATGCAAGATCAGGGAATGGCATGAAAGTCAAGCCCCCTATGAAAGCACTGATTTTCATTCATATTACAAGATTATTGAGGAACTCAAGCACCAG atCCTGTGTGCCAAGAATGACAATGCCAGGCTGGTTTTGGAAATTGACAACGCTCGCCTAGCTGCTGATGACTTCAGGACCAA GTATGAGACTGAACTGGCTCTTCGCCAGTGTGTTGAGTCGGACATCCATGGACTGCGCAAAATTCTGGATGAAATGACCTTGTGCCGGGCTGACCTGGAAGCTCAGCTTGAATCTCTCAGGGAGGAACACCTTTGTCTCAAGAAGAACCATGAGGAG GAAGCTAATGCCCTGCGTTCAAAACTTGGGGCCAGAGTTAATGTGGAAGTGGATGCTGCGCCTTCATGTGACCTGAACAAGATGCTGGATGAAATAAGGAATCAGTATGAATGCCTGGCTGAAAAAAACCGCAGGGATGTTGAGACTTGGTTCTCTTCCAAG ATGGAAGAGTTGAACCAGCAGGTGGCCTCCAGTGGTGAAGAGTTGCAGAGTTGCCAATCGGAAATAATTGAGCTGAGACACACCATCCAAACTCTTGAAATTGATCTGGATGCCCAACAGAATATG aAAAATGCTCTTGAATGCACCCTGCATGAAACCGAAGCCCGCTACAGCACCCAACTAGCACAGCTCCAGGGTGTGATCAGCACCATAGAAGGTCAATTGGGTGACCTCCGGTGTGATATGGAACGGCAAAGCCATGAGTACAAGATTCTCCTGGATCTCAAGACTCGCCTGGAAGCAGAGATTTCAACATATCGGCATCTGTTGGAGGGAGAGGACCACAA TATGCCAGAGTGTCCCCCACCAGTCCCTGCTCCTGCTCCTCACATCACTAAAAAAATCCGTACTATTACAGAGGAGATTAAGGATGGGAAGGTTATATCTTCTCGAGAACAAGTCCAACACGTAGCGCTCTAG
- the LOC121932983 gene encoding keratin, type I cuticular Ha6-like isoform X1 — translation MASRYYAQTITAGSVKGGGLTRVASVHSGGSCRVPSLAFGTRSASSSSMKLGCGSYGPSICPPNVSFTPAYSGSYGWHDEGILNCNEKELMQSLNDRLASYLERVRCLEQENAHLECKIREWHESQAPYESTDFHSYYKIIEELKHQILCAKNDNARLVLEIDNARLAADDFRTKYETELALRQCVESDIHGLRKILDEMTLCRADLEAQLESLREEHLCLKKNHEEEANALRSKLGARVNVEVDAAPSCDLNKMLDEIRNQYECLAEKNRRDVETWFSSKMEELNQQVASSGEELQSCQSEIIELRHTIQTLEIDLDAQQNMKNALECTLHETEARYSTQLAQLQGVISTIEGQLGDLRCDMERQSHEYKILLDLKTRLEAEISTYRHLLEGEDHKFSRGPSMPECPPPVPAPAPHITKKIRTITEEIKDGKVISSREQVQHVAL, via the exons ATGGCTTCTAGGTACTATGCTCAGACCATCACTGCTGGTTCCGTTAAGGGTGGGGGTCTCACTCGGGTAGCTTCTGTCCATTCTGGTGGCTCATGCAGAGTGCCAAGCCTTGCTTTTGGCACCAGGagtgcttcctcctcttccatgaaGCTGGGATGTGGTAGCTATGGGCCCAGCATTTGCCCACCAAATGTTTCTTTCACCCCTGCTTATTCTGGAAGCTATGGCTGGCACGATGAAGGAATCCTCAACTGCAATGAAAAAGAGCTGATGCAATCCTTGAATGACCGGCTTGCAAGCTACCTGGAAAGAGTAAGATGCTTGGAGCAGGAAAATGCTCATCTGGAATGCAAGATCAGGGAATGGCATGAAAGTCAAGCCCCCTATGAAAGCACTGATTTTCATTCATATTACAAGATTATTGAGGAACTCAAGCACCAG atCCTGTGTGCCAAGAATGACAATGCCAGGCTGGTTTTGGAAATTGACAACGCTCGCCTAGCTGCTGATGACTTCAGGACCAA GTATGAGACTGAACTGGCTCTTCGCCAGTGTGTTGAGTCGGACATCCATGGACTGCGCAAAATTCTGGATGAAATGACCTTGTGCCGGGCTGACCTGGAAGCTCAGCTTGAATCTCTCAGGGAGGAACACCTTTGTCTCAAGAAGAACCATGAGGAG GAAGCTAATGCCCTGCGTTCAAAACTTGGGGCCAGAGTTAATGTGGAAGTGGATGCTGCGCCTTCATGTGACCTGAACAAGATGCTGGATGAAATAAGGAATCAGTATGAATGCCTGGCTGAAAAAAACCGCAGGGATGTTGAGACTTGGTTCTCTTCCAAG ATGGAAGAGTTGAACCAGCAGGTGGCCTCCAGTGGTGAAGAGTTGCAGAGTTGCCAATCGGAAATAATTGAGCTGAGACACACCATCCAAACTCTTGAAATTGATCTGGATGCCCAACAGAATATG aAAAATGCTCTTGAATGCACCCTGCATGAAACCGAAGCCCGCTACAGCACCCAACTAGCACAGCTCCAGGGTGTGATCAGCACCATAGAAGGTCAATTGGGTGACCTCCGGTGTGATATGGAACGGCAAAGCCATGAGTACAAGATTCTCCTGGATCTCAAGACTCGCCTGGAAGCAGAGATTTCAACATATCGGCATCTGTTGGAGGGAGAGGACCACAA ATTTTCCAGAGGTCCAAGTATGCCAGAGTGTCCCCCACCAGTCCCTGCTCCTGCTCCTCACATCACTAAAAAAATCCGTACTATTACAGAGGAGATTAAGGATGGGAAGGTTATATCTTCTCGAGAACAAGTCCAACACGTAGCGCTCTAG